A region of the Zymomonas mobilis subsp. mobilis ATCC 10988 genome:
GACAGCCTCACTTTTATGGCTGTCATCGGTCGTATTATTGGGAACAGGCGTAACGGCTGCCGCAACAACCGCAGGTCGATAGAAACTCCGACGCGGCTCATTATCGGGTTTAAAAGCCTCCCATATAATCGGACTCATCGGATCGGCAGGATTGACGGGCGCAGAACCATAGATCCGCAAACCTGAATAGCGATCTATTTTTACCATATGAATATCAGGTGCCACCGGAAAAGGTTTCACAGGCATCTCTGTCATACTGCGCTGGGCAAATTGTTTAAAAATCGGGGCAGCTACAGTACCCCCTTGGGCGCTATGTCCCATCGAACGGGGACGATCATAACCGACATAAAGCCCTGCGACCAAATCCGCAGATCCGCCAACAAACCAGACATTGGTCGGCCCTGTCGAGGTGCCAGTCTTACCAAACATGGGACGCCCCAAATCCCGCAAGATCGCGGCAGTTCCTCGTTGAACAACCCCTTCTAAGATATGCAGCATCTGATAAGCCGTCATCGCATTGATCGCCTGCCCATTGGTATGATGCGGCCTCGGCATGGGTTGACCATCCCATTCTGGCAGATTGCATCCGCTGCATATCCGGTCATCCGATTTATAAATAACCTTCCCATTCCGATCTTGGACGTAATCAATCAAACTCGGATGCAAGCGCCGCCCTTGATTGGCTAACATCGAATAACCATTGGTGAGGCGCATAACAGTGGTATTGCCCGCGCCCAAAGCGATGCCCAATACCGGTGGATAAGGATGCCCCGGCGGATTGATTTCGGCTTTTTCGGCCATTTTGACGACATGCGCCATTCCTGTCTGGGCGGCCGCTCTCACCGTCATCAAATTTCGGGATTGCTCAACACCCCAACGCATTGTCTGGGGGCCCGAATAACCACCGGAAAAGTTACGAAAACATTTCATACCCAAACGAGCAGATTGATAGACGCAGAAAGGGCCATCAACAATGATAGAGGCCGGTGTCATACCGTGATCCAAAGCCGCTGAATAAACAAAAGGCTTAAAGGTGGATCCCGGTTGTCTTTCGGCTTGGGTGGCGCGGTTAAAATCCCCGTTCCGGTAGTCAAATCCTCCCTGCATTGCCATGACTCGGCCTGTATGGGGGTCTTCTACCACCATGCCGCCGGAAACAGCGGGAAGGCTACGTAATATCCAAAAATTGTCGATTTTCTTGACGATAATAATATCGCCTTCATGCAAAAACCGCCATGCCGAGGTTTCAGTATCATGGCGCGGCATCGCTGCCCCCCATGGATAAAGATAATCTTCCTGACCATCTTCAAAGCCAATTTTGGCGCGACCATTTTCTTTTTCTAGGATAACAGCCGCATACCAATCCGCATAACCGGTGCCGATATTGGCAGCGATCAGCCGTTCTTGCCACCCCTCACCTGGATCAATATTCCCGACGCGTCCATTCCAACCATGATCCCGTTCAAAACGAACAAAGCCATCCCTTAAGGCGGTTTCGGCGGATTCCTGAAGCGCAGGATCAAAAGAGGTTCTAACCCATAACCCACCGGAATAAACGTTATTCTCGCCGTCTTTGGCACTCTCGCCAAAACGGTTCACCAATTCCCGCCGCACTTCTTCAAGAAAATAGCCCCCCTTAACAGGAGCTTTAGCGATAATATGCGGCTTAATAACACCCAAAGGCGTTTGACTAGCCTCGGTATATTGAAAGGCAGTAATATAGCCATTCAACATCATCTGATGCAGGACATAAGCACGCCGTCCCAAAGCGCGCTCCATATAGCGTTCAGGGGTATAATTGGACGGTGCTTTTGGCAGAATGGCTAAAAAAGCCGCTTCCGGTAAAGACAGATCTTTCACTGTTTTTCCGAAATAGGCTTTAGCAGCGGCACTGACACCATAGGCATTCCGCCCTAAAAAAATCTGATTGAGATAAATTTCTAGAATCTGGCGCTTCGTTAACAGATGCTCGATCTGGAAAGCCAAAAGAGCTTCTTTGACTTTGCGGGTCGGGGAATATTCATCCCCTACCAATAAATTCTTGGCTACCTGCTGGGTAATGGTAGAACCGCCATGGGCGCGTTCTCCACTGCCCATTTTGGTAAAATATTCATACACGGCTTTTAAGAAGGCAGCGCCATTGATCCCGTGATGGGAAAAGAAGGATTTATCTTCTGCCGATAAAAAAGCCTGAATAACCACAGGCGGGAAATCTTCATAATTCAGCTTTTCACGATGTTCGCGAACAAAATGACCAAAGGGCATCCCATTGCCATCGCGCACAACCGCCGGCATCGGCAAATGATAATCAGCCAGCATTTCAACTGATGGTAAATCTCGGATAAAATACCGCCAGAACAGAAAGCCGGAAAAAGAGCAGCCGACAACCAACAACAGAAAGAAAGACCGAAAAATCTTTCCATGCCAAAATCGTTTAACAGACATTTTTTTCTGTATTTTCTGTTTTTTTCGCTGCGATGTTGTCCCCCTTATTTTTAAGGGATCAGACATTGTTAAATTTCCAATGGCGGAGAATATTCCAGCCTATTTTTGAAGAAAGATAGAAATAATATCTTTGCCAGAAAGAAGCAAAAACCTTTTTCAACAAAAGATGATATGGGACATCTTTTTCTTTGTTGTTATCGGTATCTGCCATATCCGTCCATTTACCTTATTTGGAAATCATTTATAAAAAAACTGTTTTTTAGACCATATCTGATATTTATCTTTTTATTTTCCTTGTAACGATTTTTTCTTTCGACCTATCCGGTTTCAAATCAGAAACTTCTGCCAATCGCGCTAATCGTCGGGCAAAATAAATTTCAATCGCACGTCTGACCCCCAAAGCCAGATTTTCGCGATATCCCCGCGAAAAAAGACGCGCTGCTTCCACAGGATTGGAGATATAACCTGTTTCCATAAGAACAGAAGGCACATCCGGTGCTTTTAAAACGACAAAGCCCGCAAAGCGATGGTAATGACTACGAAAAGGGATTCTATCCTGCAATTCTCTTTGTAAAAGCGACGCAAAAGACACAGAAGCATTCATCGTTTCACGACGGGTCAAATCATAAAGAATAGATTTTACTTCACTATTCTGATTTCTCAATTCTCTTGAACCCGAAATATCGGCCTGATTTTCTCTAGCCGCCAAGCGTGCTGCAATCTTGTCCGAGGCGACTTCCGACAAAGTATAAATGGTTGCCCCATGCGGATTCCCGACAGCCGCACTATCCGCATGAATAGAAATAAGAAGATCAGCATTCATCCGCCGCCCGATTTCTCTTCGGGTCACCAAAGGCAAAAAACGGTCATCTTCGCGCGTCAATGCCACTCTAACCCGCCCCGACCGGATAAGGGCATCCCGAATGGCAAGACCAATCGCCAAAGTCACTTCTTTTTCTCGCAACCGTCCATCGCGAGAGGAAGAGCCGGGGTCATGCCCTCCATGACCGGGATCAATCAAGACTAAAGGACGACCGGAAACCCGCGCCCCATAGATGCGAGGCATTGATGGAGCAGAACCAGATTCACGCGCGATGGGTATCCGAACCGGTTTTGCCATCGGCACAACTGCAGCCCAAGACTCATGAGATACGAAAAACAAAAAAAAGATAATCGAACCAAAAGGCTTTTTTTTCAAAAATTTCAGCTTAAAACCCTCGACCATGCCTTTAAGATATTTAACAGTTACAGCTCCCTCTCTGTAAAAAAGGGTCTTTTTTCTTTTCGGATACGCCATTTTAACCGATTACCCTTGTTAGAAGGACTGTGACCAGCCAGAAAAACGCTCATTTTTAAAAAAACATTTTTAGAGCGCAAGCTATTGATATTTATATTTTCCCCCATAAAGGATAAGCTCATCCCACAAGTTGAACAGCAACCATTGCGTCTGACGTAAAGCGATGGTAGCGAATCAATGAAGAGAACAGGAAAAATTTGGTTCAAAAAACGGAATCGCTTCTGCCTCTCGCTATTACTACTTTATTGAATGATATCTATTTGTGTTTCCGGATCGAAAGCATCGATGCACGCCGCTGTTTTAAGCCTGCCCCATTCCGATAAGGCAGGGCCCGCTGCAGCTAAGACCTTCCGCGCTTGTAACAGCGCCGATACTAGCCGCGCGGCCTTTCAGTGCTGTTGTTCATGGCTGACCTCTCAGGTCGGCGCTGGATCCTGTTTCTCAGATGACGACTCTATTTTAGATAATATTATTATTACTCGCGCGCCCTTTGTCCTAAAAGAATTGTGCAGCGCGACGGAGATTTTTGAATGACTCTTACTAAAATGTTGATTGACGCCCGCCACAGGGAAGAAACCCGGGTTGCCGTCATCAAAGGTAACCGTATCGAAGAATTTGATTTTGAATCGGCTGACCGTCGCCAATTAAAAGGCAATATTTATCTGGCCAAGGTTACCCGTGTCGAACCTTCCTTACAGGCGGCTTTTGTCGATTATGGCGGCAATCGTCAGGGATTTTTAGCTTTTTCAGAAATTCACCCCGATTATTATCAAATTCCCCGCGAAGACCGCGAAGCGCTTCTTCGTGAGGAAGAAGAATATTCTGCACGCCATAACAAGCAGCAGGAAAGTGAAGATGATGAAGAGGGCGAAGATCTCTCTGATTCCGAAGCCATCCGCAACGATGCCAATGATGACAGCCTCGAAAATTTAAGAAATCGGCGGCGACATTTTGGGCGGCATCATTACCGGATACAGGATGTTATCCGGCGGCGGCAGGTTTTGCTGGTTCAGGTTGTCAAAGAAGAACGCGGTAACAAAGGCGCCGCTCTCACGACCTATCTTTCTTTGGCTGGTCGCTATTGCGTCTTGATGCCGAATACCAGCAATGGTGGCGGTATTTCCCGCAAAATTTCCAATCTAGCCGATCGGAAAAGATTAAAGTCCATCATGGCAGAATTAAATCTGCCTAGCTCAATGGGCTGCATTGTCAGAACGGCTGGCCTGCAACGAACAAAAACCGAAATCAAACGCGATTTCGATTATCTTGCCCGCTTATGGGATGAAATTCGCGAAAAAACGCTTTTGTCACAGGCTCCGGCGCTTATCTATGGCGATAGCGATCTTGTGAAACGGGCTATCCGTGACATCTATAGCCGCGAAATTGATGAAATTCTGGTCGAAGGCGATGACGGTTATCGGGCGGCACGGAATTTCATGAAGCTGTTGATGCCTAGCCACGTCCGCAAAGTGCGGCCTTATGCTGATCCGGCACCTCTGTTTCAGCGTTTCGGAGTAGAAGCGCAGCTTAACGCCATGTATCAGCCGATTGTTCAGCTTAAATCGGGCGGTTATCTGGTTATCAATCCAACCGAAGCCTTGGTCTCGATTGATATCAACTCTGGCCGTTCGACGCGCGAACATAATATTGAGCAGACGGCCACCGCAACCAATCTCGAAGCGGCAGCCGAAATCGCAAGACAGCTTCGCCTGCGCGATATGGCCGGATTGATTGTCATTGACTTCATTGACATGGAATCAAGCGCCAATATCCGTCGGGTTGAAAAGGCCATGAAAGATGCCTTGAAACATGACCGCGCCCGTATTCAGGTCGGCCATATTTCCAGCTTCGGCCTAATGGAAATGAGCCGCCAACGTTTAAGAACCGGTATGCTCGAAGCCTCGACTGTCCCCTGCCCGCATTGTCAGGGATCGGGATTGATGCTGACCACGCCTTCTGCAGGTTTGATGGCCTTGCGGATGATCGAAGATGAAGCCTCACGCGGCAATGGCAGTCAGATTCACGTTTTGACTTCACTTGATTCCGCTATTTATGTCCTCAACAAAAAGCGGAAAGAACTGGGCAGCATCGAAACCCTTTATGGGGTGACGATCCTGATCGATGGCGATCCTCTGCGTGGCAATAATCAGATATCCGTAGAATCGGCAGGGCCTCCCCCCAGCCATGGCCTGATGTTACCACCGCCTTTGCCGACTTCCTCACCAGACGAAATCGACGATTATGAGGAAGAGCCAGAGATCGAAGAAATCGAAGCTGAAGAGGTTATCGAAGCCCCCTTCCGTCGGAATCATCGCCAAAATATGGCTCGTCGCAATTCGTCCTATAATGCCGAAGTAGCGATTCAGGATAACCAACGTATGGAGCCCAAAGAGGCTACACAGGCGTTCCTGAATACAGAAGAAGATGCCAGCCACGAAGAAGACAGCGAACATAGCCGTCGTAATCGTCGCAGTCGGCGGGGCAGACGAGGCGGTCGTCGTCGCAATGGTGAAAATTTTGCCGAAAAACCTTTGATGCTTTCTTCGGAGGCCTCAGAAGCCACATCGCCTGATGAGGATACCCCCATCAAGGAAAGCTATGAAAGCGAAGCTCTGCCGGTAGAAAAAGACGTTGCAGAAAAAAGCACGCCGACAGAAGAAACCAGCGAAGCTGAAAACAAAACAGCTCGCAGCAGTCGGACAAGACGCCGCCCTCGCGCTCGCTCACCTAAAGTAGAAAGCGAAAGCTATCAGGCACCGGCAAATGTTCTTCACGAAGAAACGCCTCCGACGGAAACAGCCGTCGTAGAAGTGAAGAACGAAGAACCGATTGCAGAAAAACCGGCCACCGAGGCAGAAACAGCGGTCGTCGCTTCCAGTGAACCCGAAACGGTAGAAGAAACAAAACCAAAGCGGGTCAGAAAACGGACAACGACTACCCGTCGTAAAAAAGCGGAACCGAAAACCGCGGACAAAGCCGAGGAGTCAGAAGACAGCGAAGCCGAAGCCAAGCCAAAACGTCCGGCGACAAGACGGACGAGAACGACCAAGGCCGCTACAGCAAAAGTAGCCGCTAAAAAGGCTGAAACCGAAAGCGAAACGCCAGTCGTCGTCAAGGCTGAAGCCAAGACGGTTGAAAAGGCGGATGACACGGCCATCAAATCAGAAACCCCCAAGGATTCTGATGCTGCCCCTGTATCCGACAGCAAGGAAGAAGCTGAAAAGCCAGCTCCCCGTCGTGGTTGGTGGCAGCGGACATTTGGTGAATAAAAATATTCACACAGTCTAAAAAAAGAGCAGGGTATAAAAACCCTGCTCTTTTTGTTTTTTAGAAAAAGAAAAAATAATAAATATAGAAAAACACCAACAAGATAATTCACACTAAACCGAAATATAAAGAACATTTCGATTTAAATACTTTAAAATATGATAAAAAATCGAAAATATGGATATTCAATATTTAATTTTAAAAATTAAAAAGAGTGCTTCACAATTTATAAAAAATATTTATCAAACTTTTATCCATTCCGGTCGTTATCTTATAAATAAGCGCTTATATCTGGGTGTAGAGTCCGTTCTTTAGCTATCAGGGTTTTCATTTTTTCATGATACGCCGTTTTTGGCTCTTCATCTCTTGTTTGATGATCAGCTTTACGTTGATTCAGTCAGCCGCCTTTGCACAGGAAATTCTTCAGGATGCCGAGAGCGATGCTCTTTTAAAGAAGGCATTGGCACCTTTGGTCGCGGCTACTGGATTACGGGATGTCAAAATCCTGATCGTCAATGATTCTGAAATCAATGCCTTTGTTGCCGGTGGACAGATGGTCTTTATCAATTCTGGCACGATCATGGCAGCCGATAACATCAACCAGATTCAAGGCGTTGTCGCCCATGAATTAGGGCATGTAACCGCAGGGCATGTTATCAACTCAAGCGGTATTAAAGAAGCAGGACGCATCAGTGTCGCGGCAATGATTTTACAAGCGGTTTTGGTACCGCTTTCTGCCATCGTTCCAGCAGCGGGTGCCATCGGAACCATGCTAGGCGGGATCGGCAGTCAGGTCGCGGTGCAGCATTACCTTGCCTTCACCCGTACACAAGAAGCCAGTGCCGATGCCGCTGCCGTCAAATTTTTAAAAAGAGCGGATATCTCTGGACGAGGTTTGTTGGAATTTTTCGGAAAAATCCGCAAAATGGAATATCGCTCGATGCCCGCCGATTCCGATGGAAGCTTTGCCAGCGACCATCCTATGACGGCTGATCGTGAAATGATGCTTCGGGGTGATCTTGAGAATCTCCCTTCTTGGAACCGTCCCATAGATCCCCAGTTACAGCAGAGCTTCCTTCGGGTCAGAGCCAAATTAACCGGCTATCTTGCTGACCCTAACGAAGTACTGAAAGAATATCCGGACGATGCCCATAATATTCCCGATCTTTACGCTCGGGCTTATGCTTTTCATCGCCTGTCCTATTTCAAGCAATCAATGGATGAAGTTGAAAAGCTGCTCAAACTCATTCCTAAAGACCCCTATTTTCTGGAATTAAAGGGTCAAATTCTACTCGAATCCGGCCATCCGGATGACGCTTTGGAACCCTATAGAGAGGCAACCGAAATATCACAGTCGCCGCTTATTGCGGCCTCCTTTGGTCACGCCTTGATGGCAACAGAAGATTCTTCCCATTATGCTGAAGCTAAAAAAGTGCTGACAGTTGCCGTTGATCGGGAAGAGGATAATCCGCTTGCATGGTTTGTCCTTGGCAGCATCTATGACCGCGAAGGCGATGTTGCCCATATGAATTTGGCCACTGCCGAACGCTACAGCCTTAGTGGTCAAACCACTCTAGCGATGGATGCGGCGGATATGGCGCTAAAAGGACTTGATCCGAATAGCGCTGAATGGCGACGTGCTAACGATATTGCGACAACGGCCCGTCAGGCACTGGCTAGCAAGAAGAAAAAATAACCGACTTAACCCTGAAAGGAACCGCCCAATATGCCCGATATGCCGCAGCCAACCGAGGAAGTAAGAGTGGAAAATAACAGCTGTCATAAAAAAAGTTGCCTTTGTTCTGCTCTAGCTGGAGCCGTCGGTGGTGGCGTTGTCGTGCTAGGCTATCTGTTATCAAGCCATTTGATATCAGGAAAATCGGGCGAACCGGTTCGGGACTATCTTATGGAACATCCCGAAGTTATTCCCCAAGCCATGGAAGCGCTACAGCAACGGGAAACCGACAAGCTAGTTTCACAAAACAGAACGGCTTTGGAAATGCCTTTTGCGGGTGCATGGGATGGGGCAGAAAAAGGCCGCGTGACGATTGTCGAATTCTCGGACTATGCTTGCGGTTTTTGTCGTAAAGCCAACGGCGATCTCAACCGCCTTTTATCCGAAGATAAAGATATCCGTCTGGTGATACGGCAATTGCCAATCTTGGGGCCCGACAGTGAGATTGCTGCTCGCACAGCATTAGCTATTGCGAAAAACAGTTCTAAATTCAGTGAATTTCATCACCAGATTTATAACAGCAAACATCTTTCACCCGAAGTCATCGTCGATATCGTCAAATCCTTAGGACTCAATCCTCAGGACATCGCTAAACAGGGTAGCGATCCAGCCATCACGCAAGAGATTACTAAAAATATTCTACTGGCGAGAGAATTGGGTCTAACCGGCACGCCTGCCTTTATTATTGGAGACAAAGTCTTCTCCGGTGTTGCTGGATATGACGCCTTAAAGGAAGCTGTCGCCAAAATTCGAGAAAAATCGTCAAAATAATATTTTCGGATCCAAAGAAATATTTTGTTATTATTCTATTCTTGCTTTGGATAGCTGACATGGAGATATCACCTTCTCCAAAAAGGTGATATCTATATTTCAAAAATATCCCACATATAACATATATATACTTTTTTTATTTCTTTAAAAAAATAAAATTATTTTTTTAGAAAAAAATTAATAAGAACAATAGTCCGACAAAATATCTTTTTTAAAGCCTTCCAATTTAAATAATAAAATGATACCAATATTTCAAAATAGGGGGAATTTCTTAAGAAAAACCTTTTTTATATTTGCAAAGATTCTATGTTAACAAATATTGCAAGCATCGCATGAAAGCGCATAAAGTAAAAAAAGATACATCAAATCTTGCTATTCTAATTCATCAGGCGTCAGAAAATTTCACGCAGGCTGAAAGGCGAATTGCTCAGATATTATTTGCCAGCGATATGATGGCCGGTTTAGAAACCGTTGCAAAACTGGGGGCGAAGGCCAAAGTAAGCGGGCCCACCGTGCTGCGCTTCGTTTCAAAATTGGGTTTCAGCAGTTTTCCTGAATTTCAAGCCAGTTTACGGGGCGAGTTATATCAAAAACTCATCTATAATACGCCCCAAAATCAGGATGATACCGCCAATCATGTCAGCGACCGTCCAGCCGTTGCGTCTGTGCTTCAAGAAGCTGACAGCTTCTTTGAAAATTGTATGCACAGGACGTTACAGCAGATCAACGCTTGTGAATTAGAGGATGTGACCGAACTTCTGGCCGATTGCTCGCGCAATGTTTACATTGTCGGTAACCATCTCACACATCCGATTGCCGAATTATTCTGGTATCAGTTACACCGATTACGCCCTCGCACGCATTTGGTGCAGAACAATGCTTTTACGCCTTATGAACAACTCATAGATAGCGGAAGACGTGATATCTTGTTGCTCTTTGATATCTGCCATTATCAAGAAGACATTGCTCTCTTGGCGGAACAGGCACATCAAAGACGCACCACCATTATTCTGATAACGGATCCGAAATTATCACCGGTTTCCCGTTTGGCACATCATGTATTGACCTGCGATTTTACGCTTTTCACATCACATGAATCTTTGGTGCCTTGTCTGGTCATGGTAGAATTGCTGGCGGCATCGCTTGAAAAAAAGCTTGGAGCGGATGCGCTTATCCGGCAGCAAAATATAGAAAAAGCGGAACAGGATCTAAAAGAAAAACATCTTTTTCCCCGCCCGCCACAAAATTAGATTCACAGGCTCTTTTTTTTGATAAAGTTTTAAAAAACCTGCTTTATTTCATCCTAATTTATCTATTACCTATTCTTAATAGGAGATAATATGGTTAGCAGTGTTTTCGAATTGTTCAAAATAGGCATTGGGCCTTCGTCCTCCCACACGATGGGGCCCATGATCGCCGCCGCCGATTTCATTCAAGCGCTGGACAAAAAACAGGTAAGCCGGATTGTGGTTACCCTTTTCGGCTCTTTGGCACTGACCGGACGCGGCCATGCCACCGATCGTGCGATTTTATTAGGTCTATCCGGTGAAAGACCGGATCAAGTCAATGTCGACGACATCGAACCGATTATCAGCCGTATTCAACAGGAAAAAGCTCTCCATTTTGCAAATGGAGACATCATTCCCTTTGACCCTGACAAAGACATCCTTTGGGAAAAGAAAAAACGGTTATCCTTTCATTCCAATGCGATGCATTTTGTCGCCTACAACCATAAAAACCATATTCTCCTTGAGAACACAGCCTATTCTATCGGAGGTGGGACAATTGTTGAACGCGCCCCAGAAGAGGGCGCAAAATTGCCGCCACAACTACAAGATGAAGATATCCCCTATCCGTATCATTCCGCGCGGGACTTACTGGAAATCGCTATCGAAACGGGGCTTTCCATTGCCGACATCCAACGCCAGAATGAATTGGCAAGCCTCAGTGAAGAAGAATTAACGCAAGGCATTGAACGCATTGCCCAAACTATGGAAGAATGCATCGAACGCGGGATGAGTGAAACCGGCGTTCTGCCGGGCGGTTTGCGGGTCAGACGACGCGCCCCTGCCCTTTATGCCCGATTAAAAGCGATCCATAGCGATCGCGCCATTGACCCTCTAGCGGCTTTGGATTGGATCAATCTTTGGGCTTTGGCTGTTAATGAAGAAAATGCTTCGGGTGGTCGAATTGTTACTGCGCCAACCAACGGAGCAGCTGGCATCATTCCTGCTGTTTTGCGTTATTATCGCCGTTTCATCCAAGGTGACATCACAAAAGGGATTGAAAATTTTCTGCTAACCGCAACCGCTATTGGCGCGCTATTCAAGGAAAACGCTTCCATTTCGGGGGCAGAGGTCGGCTGTCAGGGTGAAGTCGGGGTCGCTTGCTCAATGGCTGCCGCTGGTTTTGCTGCGGCCTTGGATGCGTCTCCTCGCCAGATAGAAAATGCCGCTGAAATCGGCATGGAACATAATCTTGGCTTAACCTGCGATCCTATTGGAGGATTAGTGCAGGTGCCTTGCATTGAAAGAAATGCGGTTGGCTCAATCAAGGCAATCGAAGCAGCACGCTTGGCGATGATTGG
Encoded here:
- a CDS encoding penicillin-binding protein 1A, with the translated sequence MSDPLKIRGTTSQRKKQKIQKKMSVKRFWHGKIFRSFFLLLVVGCSFSGFLFWRYFIRDLPSVEMLADYHLPMPAVVRDGNGMPFGHFVREHREKLNYEDFPPVVIQAFLSAEDKSFFSHHGINGAAFLKAVYEYFTKMGSGERAHGGSTITQQVAKNLLVGDEYSPTRKVKEALLAFQIEHLLTKRQILEIYLNQIFLGRNAYGVSAAAKAYFGKTVKDLSLPEAAFLAILPKAPSNYTPERYMERALGRRAYVLHQMMLNGYITAFQYTEASQTPLGVIKPHIIAKAPVKGGYFLEEVRRELVNRFGESAKDGENNVYSGGLWVRTSFDPALQESAETALRDGFVRFERDHGWNGRVGNIDPGEGWQERLIAANIGTGYADWYAAVILEKENGRAKIGFEDGQEDYLYPWGAAMPRHDTETSAWRFLHEGDIIIVKKIDNFWILRSLPAVSGGMVVEDPHTGRVMAMQGGFDYRNGDFNRATQAERQPGSTFKPFVYSAALDHGMTPASIIVDGPFCVYQSARLGMKCFRNFSGGYSGPQTMRWGVEQSRNLMTVRAAAQTGMAHVVKMAEKAEINPPGHPYPPVLGIALGAGNTTVMRLTNGYSMLANQGRRLHPSLIDYVQDRNGKVIYKSDDRICSGCNLPEWDGQPMPRPHHTNGQAINAMTAYQMLHILEGVVQRGTAAILRDLGRPMFGKTGTSTGPTNVWFVGGSADLVAGLYVGYDRPRSMGHSAQGGTVAAPIFKQFAQRSMTEMPVKPFPVAPDIHMVKIDRYSGLRIYGSAPVNPADPMSPIIWEAFKPDNEPRRSFYRPAVVAAAVTPVPNNTTDDSHKSEAVKAQPVAPPVNLPHPNDRSSLQK
- a CDS encoding N-acetylmuramoyl-L-alanine amidase family protein, with product MVEGFKLKFLKKKPFGSIIFFLFFVSHESWAAVVPMAKPVRIPIARESGSAPSMPRIYGARVSGRPLVLIDPGHGGHDPGSSSRDGRLREKEVTLAIGLAIRDALIRSGRVRVALTREDDRFLPLVTRREIGRRMNADLLISIHADSAAVGNPHGATIYTLSEVASDKIAARLAARENQADISGSRELRNQNSEVKSILYDLTRRETMNASVSFASLLQRELQDRIPFRSHYHRFAGFVVLKAPDVPSVLMETGYISNPVEAARLFSRGYRENLALGVRRAIEIYFARRLARLAEVSDLKPDRSKEKIVTRKIKR
- a CDS encoding Rne/Rng family ribonuclease, whose product is MTLTKMLIDARHREETRVAVIKGNRIEEFDFESADRRQLKGNIYLAKVTRVEPSLQAAFVDYGGNRQGFLAFSEIHPDYYQIPREDREALLREEEEYSARHNKQQESEDDEEGEDLSDSEAIRNDANDDSLENLRNRRRHFGRHHYRIQDVIRRRQVLLVQVVKEERGNKGAALTTYLSLAGRYCVLMPNTSNGGGISRKISNLADRKRLKSIMAELNLPSSMGCIVRTAGLQRTKTEIKRDFDYLARLWDEIREKTLLSQAPALIYGDSDLVKRAIRDIYSREIDEILVEGDDGYRAARNFMKLLMPSHVRKVRPYADPAPLFQRFGVEAQLNAMYQPIVQLKSGGYLVINPTEALVSIDINSGRSTREHNIEQTATATNLEAAAEIARQLRLRDMAGLIVIDFIDMESSANIRRVEKAMKDALKHDRARIQVGHISSFGLMEMSRQRLRTGMLEASTVPCPHCQGSGLMLTTPSAGLMALRMIEDEASRGNGSQIHVLTSLDSAIYVLNKKRKELGSIETLYGVTILIDGDPLRGNNQISVESAGPPPSHGLMLPPPLPTSSPDEIDDYEEEPEIEEIEAEEVIEAPFRRNHRQNMARRNSSYNAEVAIQDNQRMEPKEATQAFLNTEEDASHEEDSEHSRRNRRSRRGRRGGRRRNGENFAEKPLMLSSEASEATSPDEDTPIKESYESEALPVEKDVAEKSTPTEETSEAENKTARSSRTRRRPRARSPKVESESYQAPANVLHEETPPTETAVVEVKNEEPIAEKPATEAETAVVASSEPETVEETKPKRVRKRTTTTRRKKAEPKTADKAEESEDSEAEAKPKRPATRRTRTTKAATAKVAAKKAETESETPVVVKAEAKTVEKADDTAIKSETPKDSDAAPVSDSKEEAEKPAPRRGWWQRTFGE
- a CDS encoding M48 family metalloprotease — translated: MIRRFWLFISCLMISFTLIQSAAFAQEILQDAESDALLKKALAPLVAATGLRDVKILIVNDSEINAFVAGGQMVFINSGTIMAADNINQIQGVVAHELGHVTAGHVINSSGIKEAGRISVAAMILQAVLVPLSAIVPAAGAIGTMLGGIGSQVAVQHYLAFTRTQEASADAAAVKFLKRADISGRGLLEFFGKIRKMEYRSMPADSDGSFASDHPMTADREMMLRGDLENLPSWNRPIDPQLQQSFLRVRAKLTGYLADPNEVLKEYPDDAHNIPDLYARAYAFHRLSYFKQSMDEVEKLLKLIPKDPYFLELKGQILLESGHPDDALEPYREATEISQSPLIAASFGHALMATEDSSHYAEAKKVLTVAVDREEDNPLAWFVLGSIYDREGDVAHMNLATAERYSLSGQTTLAMDAADMALKGLDPNSAEWRRANDIATTARQALASKKKK
- a CDS encoding DsbA family protein; this encodes MPDMPQPTEEVRVENNSCHKKSCLCSALAGAVGGGVVVLGYLLSSHLISGKSGEPVRDYLMEHPEVIPQAMEALQQRETDKLVSQNRTALEMPFAGAWDGAEKGRVTIVEFSDYACGFCRKANGDLNRLLSEDKDIRLVIRQLPILGPDSEIAARTALAIAKNSSKFSEFHHQIYNSKHLSPEVIVDIVKSLGLNPQDIAKQGSDPAITQEITKNILLARELGLTGTPAFIIGDKVFSGVAGYDALKEAVAKIREKSSK
- a CDS encoding MurR/RpiR family transcriptional regulator, yielding MKAHKVKKDTSNLAILIHQASENFTQAERRIAQILFASDMMAGLETVAKLGAKAKVSGPTVLRFVSKLGFSSFPEFQASLRGELYQKLIYNTPQNQDDTANHVSDRPAVASVLQEADSFFENCMHRTLQQINACELEDVTELLADCSRNVYIVGNHLTHPIAELFWYQLHRLRPRTHLVQNNAFTPYEQLIDSGRRDILLLFDICHYQEDIALLAEQAHQRRTTIILITDPKLSPVSRLAHHVLTCDFTLFTSHESLVPCLVMVELLAASLEKKLGADALIRQQNIEKAEQDLKEKHLFPRPPQN
- a CDS encoding L-serine ammonia-lyase, with translation MVSSVFELFKIGIGPSSSHTMGPMIAAADFIQALDKKQVSRIVVTLFGSLALTGRGHATDRAILLGLSGERPDQVNVDDIEPIISRIQQEKALHFANGDIIPFDPDKDILWEKKKRLSFHSNAMHFVAYNHKNHILLENTAYSIGGGTIVERAPEEGAKLPPQLQDEDIPYPYHSARDLLEIAIETGLSIADIQRQNELASLSEEELTQGIERIAQTMEECIERGMSETGVLPGGLRVRRRAPALYARLKAIHSDRAIDPLAALDWINLWALAVNEENASGGRIVTAPTNGAAGIIPAVLRYYRRFIQGDITKGIENFLLTATAIGALFKENASISGAEVGCQGEVGVACSMAAAGFAAALDASPRQIENAAEIGMEHNLGLTCDPIGGLVQVPCIERNAVGSIKAIEAARLAMIGDGNHRVSLDQVIETMLRTGLDMNANYKETSQGGLALC